A window of the Polaribacter sp. HaHaR_3_91 genome harbors these coding sequences:
- the ileS gene encoding isoleucine--tRNA ligase — translation MKAKFPEYKGLDLPKVAEEILSYWQENNIFEKSVSSRENAKPFVFFEGPPSANGLPGVHHVLARAIKDIFPRYKTMKGYQVKRKAGWDTHGLPIELGVEKELGITKEDIGKTISVEDYNAACRKAVMRYTDIWNDLTNKMGYWVDMEDPYITYEPKYMESVWWLLKEIYNKKLIYKGYTIQPYSPKAGTGLSSHELNQPGTYQDVTDTTIVAQFKAVENTLPDFLQNEGTVYFIAWTTTPWTLPSNTALTVGPKIEYVLVETFNQYTFEPIKVILAKKLVGKQFAGKNNVEVGTTEELSTYNSGDKKIPYHVIKEFVGKDLVNIKYEPVLNYCLPNDNPEDAFRVILGDFVTTEDGTGIVHTAPTFGQDDALVAKQAVPPIPPMLVKDENDNLVPLVNLQGKFRPEMGEFAGKYVKNEYYPDGEAPERSIDVELAIKLKTENKAFKVEKYKHSYPNCWRTDKPILYYPLDSWFIKVTDVKDRMHGLNKTINWKPESTGTGRFGNWLANANDWNLSRSRYWGIPLPIWRTEDGKEEICIGSVKELKEEMAKAVSAGVLAKDIFEDFEVDNNSEENYAKIDLHKNIVDEIVLVSASGQLMKRESDLIDVWFDSGSMPYAQWHYPFENKQKIDGNESFPADFIAEGVDQTRGWFYTLHAIATMVFDSVAYKNVVSNGLVLDKNGHKMSKRLGNATDPFTTLSTYGADATRWYMIANANPWDNLKFDLDGIEEVKRKFFGTLYNTYSFFTLYTNLDGFSYEEADVPLEKRPEIDRWVLSELHTLIAKVDKFYEEYEPTRAARAISDFTQDYLSNWYVRLSRRRFWKGDYQTDKISAYQTLYTCMNTIAKLASPIAPFFMDRLYQDLNSVTGKETSESIHLSDFPVYDASFVDKSLERKMENAQIISSLVLSLRAKEKIKVRQPLQKIMIPVDNEQQKEEILAVANLIKNEVNIKEIQILDDASDILIKQIKPNFKTLGPKFGKDMRFIAAEVQKFNQEDINKIEKDKNISLEVNGKNIILELSDVEISSKDIEGWLVANEGALTVALDVTITEDLRKEGVARELVNRIQNARKDTGLEVTDRIKLTVLNFENLQKSITDNKDYIMSETLTKELVFVDELNNGTEIEFDTIKSRILIEKM, via the coding sequence ATGAAAGCGAAATTTCCTGAGTATAAAGGACTTGACTTACCAAAAGTAGCAGAAGAAATCTTAAGCTATTGGCAAGAAAATAACATCTTCGAAAAGAGTGTATCTTCTAGAGAAAATGCAAAACCTTTTGTATTTTTTGAGGGCCCTCCTTCTGCAAACGGACTTCCTGGAGTTCACCATGTTTTAGCAAGAGCTATTAAAGATATTTTTCCACGTTATAAAACTATGAAAGGTTACCAAGTAAAGCGTAAAGCTGGTTGGGATACACATGGTTTACCTATAGAATTGGGTGTAGAAAAAGAATTAGGAATTACCAAAGAAGATATTGGAAAAACTATTTCTGTAGAAGATTATAATGCAGCTTGTAGAAAAGCAGTAATGCGTTATACCGATATTTGGAATGACTTAACCAATAAAATGGGGTATTGGGTAGATATGGAAGATCCATACATTACCTACGAACCTAAATATATGGAGTCTGTTTGGTGGTTGCTAAAAGAAATTTACAATAAAAAATTAATTTACAAAGGATATACAATTCAGCCTTATTCGCCAAAAGCGGGTACAGGTTTAAGTTCTCACGAATTAAATCAACCAGGAACATATCAAGATGTAACTGATACTACAATTGTTGCACAATTTAAAGCTGTAGAAAATACGCTTCCAGACTTTTTACAGAATGAAGGAACGGTTTATTTTATCGCTTGGACAACAACTCCTTGGACGTTGCCATCTAATACTGCATTAACAGTTGGACCTAAAATTGAATATGTTTTAGTAGAAACTTTTAATCAATATACCTTTGAACCAATCAAAGTAATTCTTGCTAAGAAATTAGTTGGAAAACAATTTGCAGGTAAAAATAATGTTGAAGTAGGAACTACAGAAGAATTATCAACATATAATTCTGGTGATAAAAAAATACCTTATCACGTTATAAAAGAATTTGTTGGTAAAGATTTAGTAAATATTAAATACGAACCAGTTTTAAATTACTGTTTGCCAAATGACAATCCAGAGGATGCTTTTAGAGTAATTTTAGGAGATTTTGTAACAACAGAAGACGGAACAGGAATTGTACATACAGCACCAACTTTCGGTCAAGATGATGCTTTGGTTGCAAAACAAGCGGTACCACCAATTCCGCCAATGTTGGTAAAAGATGAAAATGATAATTTAGTTCCTCTAGTAAATTTACAAGGTAAATTTAGACCAGAAATGGGCGAATTTGCAGGTAAATATGTAAAGAACGAATATTATCCTGATGGTGAAGCGCCAGAAAGATCTATTGATGTTGAGTTGGCTATTAAGTTAAAGACAGAAAATAAAGCCTTTAAGGTAGAAAAATACAAGCACAGTTATCCAAATTGTTGGAGAACTGATAAGCCAATTTTATATTATCCATTAGATTCTTGGTTTATTAAAGTAACTGATGTTAAAGATAGAATGCACGGTTTAAACAAAACCATTAACTGGAAACCTGAATCTACAGGAACTGGTCGTTTTGGAAACTGGTTGGCAAATGCAAACGATTGGAATTTATCTCGTTCTCGTTACTGGGGAATTCCATTACCAATCTGGAGAACAGAAGATGGTAAAGAAGAAATTTGTATTGGTTCTGTTAAAGAATTAAAAGAAGAAATGGCAAAGGCTGTATCAGCTGGCGTTTTAGCAAAAGATATTTTTGAAGATTTTGAGGTTGATAACAACTCAGAAGAAAACTATGCAAAAATAGATTTACATAAAAACATTGTGGATGAAATAGTATTAGTTTCTGCAAGTGGACAACTAATGAAACGTGAAAGCGATTTAATTGATGTGTGGTTCGATTCTGGTTCTATGCCGTATGCACAATGGCATTACCCTTTTGAAAACAAACAAAAAATTGATGGAAATGAATCTTTTCCTGCAGATTTTATTGCAGAAGGAGTAGATCAAACCAGAGGTTGGTTTTATACTTTACACGCAATTGCAACGATGGTTTTCGATTCTGTAGCGTATAAAAACGTTGTTTCTAACGGTTTAGTTTTAGATAAAAACGGACATAAAATGTCTAAACGTTTAGGAAATGCAACAGATCCTTTTACAACATTATCTACCTATGGTGCAGATGCAACACGTTGGTACATGATTGCAAATGCAAATCCTTGGGACAATTTAAAATTCGATTTAGACGGAATTGAAGAGGTAAAACGTAAATTCTTCGGAACTTTATATAATACCTATTCTTTCTTTACTTTATATACAAATTTAGATGGTTTTTCTTATGAAGAAGCAGATGTTCCTTTAGAAAAAAGACCAGAAATAGACCGTTGGGTTTTATCAGAATTACATACTTTAATTGCAAAAGTAGATAAGTTCTACGAAGAATACGAACCAACAAGAGCTGCTAGAGCAATAAGTGACTTTACACAAGATTACTTAAGTAACTGGTATGTGCGTTTAAGTAGAAGACGTTTTTGGAAAGGAGATTATCAAACAGATAAAATTTCTGCATATCAAACGTTGTACACTTGTATGAATACAATTGCAAAATTAGCGTCGCCAATTGCGCCGTTCTTTATGGACAGATTGTATCAAGATTTAAATTCTGTAACGGGTAAAGAAACATCAGAAAGTATTCACTTATCAGATTTCCCTGTATATGATGCAAGTTTTGTAGATAAGAGCTTAGAGCGTAAAATGGAAAATGCACAAATTATATCTTCTTTAGTTTTATCACTTAGAGCAAAAGAAAAGATTAAAGTGCGTCAACCATTACAAAAAATTATGATTCCTGTTGATAATGAACAACAGAAAGAAGAAATTTTAGCGGTTGCAAATCTTATCAAAAATGAAGTAAACATTAAAGAAATTCAGATTTTAGATGATGCTTCAGATATTTTAATCAAACAAATAAAACCTAATTTTAAAACTTTAGGGCCTAAGTTTGGAAAAGACATGCGTTTTATTGCTGCTGAGGTGCAAAAGTTTAACCAAGAAGATATTAACAAAATAGAAAAAGATAAAAACATTTCTCTTGAGGTTAATGGAAAAAATATTATTTTAGAACTCTCAGACGTAGAGATATCATCTAAAGACATAGAAGGGTGGTTAGTTGCAAATGAAGGGGCGTTAACAGTTGCTTTAGATGTTACCATAACAGAAGATTTGCGTAAAGAAGGAGTTGCCAGAGAATTGGTAAATAGAATCCAAAATGCACGTAAAGACACAGGTTTAGAAGTAACAGATAGAATAAAATTAACGGTTTTAAATTTCGAGAACTTACAAAAATCTATCACGGATAATAAAGACTACATAATGAGTGAAACATTAACTAAGGAATTGGTTTTTGTAGATGAGTTAAATAATGGTACAGAAATTGAATTTGATACCATAAAAAGTAGAATATTAATAGAAAAAATGTAA
- a CDS encoding TerB family tellurite resistance protein codes for MGSFTKWLGAGLGFTFGGPIGAAIGFAVGSFVDGFSIKDLTQEQLDYERTRQSSGRSSAADTQSGDFEMSLLVLASIVIKSDGKVDQRELDFVRSQFVGMYGKERANNAFKLFSGIIKKEVSARQVCIQIRQNMSHASRLQLLHFLFGIAKADGFVAASEIEEIRKMAGYLYINQNDFESIKAMFHDASENAYKILDLEKTATDAEVKSGYRKMVKKYHPDKLQGLGEEHLKGANEKFQSIQAAYEKIKNERGM; via the coding sequence ATGGGAAGTTTTACAAAATGGTTAGGAGCAGGATTAGGATTTACTTTTGGAGGTCCAATAGGTGCAGCCATTGGTTTTGCAGTAGGTAGTTTTGTAGATGGTTTTTCTATAAAAGACCTTACACAAGAACAACTAGATTACGAAAGAACCAGACAATCTAGTGGTAGAAGTAGTGCTGCAGATACACAATCTGGAGATTTTGAAATGAGTTTATTGGTTTTAGCATCCATAGTTATAAAATCTGACGGAAAAGTAGATCAGCGAGAATTAGACTTTGTACGTTCTCAATTTGTTGGGATGTATGGTAAAGAAAGAGCTAACAATGCCTTTAAGCTTTTTAGCGGAATTATAAAAAAGGAAGTTTCTGCGCGTCAAGTTTGTATACAGATTAGACAAAATATGTCTCACGCATCTCGTTTACAATTATTACATTTCTTATTCGGTATTGCAAAAGCAGACGGCTTTGTAGCAGCGTCTGAAATAGAAGAAATTAGAAAGATGGCAGGTTATTTGTACATCAACCAAAACGATTTTGAGTCTATAAAAGCAATGTTTCATGATGCTTCAGAAAACGCTTATAAAATTTTAGATCTAGAAAAGACAGCTACAGATGCAGAAGTAAAAAGTGGTTATAGAAAAATGGTAAAAAAATACCATCCAGATAAATTACAAGGCTTAGGAGAAGAGCATTTAAAAGGTGCGAATGAAAAATTCCAAAGCATACAAGCTGCGTATGAAAAGATAAAAAACGAGAGAGGTATGTAG
- a CDS encoding BrxA/BrxB family bacilliredoxin, whose amino-acid sequence MYPEELVKPMRDELINAGFEALYTSEDVENAMSKKGTTLVVVNSVCGCAAGTARPGAIASLGADKTPTNLTTVFAGVEKESTQKAREFMIPFPASSPAMALFKDGKLVHMLERHHIEGRSAQMIAQNLAQAYEEFC is encoded by the coding sequence ATGTATCCAGAAGAATTAGTAAAACCAATGCGCGATGAGTTAATTAACGCAGGTTTTGAAGCATTATATACAAGTGAAGACGTTGAAAACGCAATGTCTAAAAAAGGAACTACTTTGGTAGTGGTAAACTCTGTTTGTGGTTGTGCTGCAGGTACGGCAAGACCAGGTGCTATTGCTTCTTTAGGAGCAGATAAAACACCAACAAACTTAACAACTGTTTTTGCAGGTGTAGAAAAAGAATCTACACAAAAAGCACGTGAGTTTATGATTCCTTTTCCAGCATCATCTCCAGCAATGGCTTTGTTTAAAGATGGTAAATTGGTGCACATGTTAGAGCGCCATCATATTGAAGGAAGATCTGCACAAATGATTGCACAGAATTTAGCACAGGCTTACGAAGAGTTTTGCTAG
- a CDS encoding universal stress protein, translated as MKNILFPTDFSEISLNAFAYAMEYAQKLDATLIIYHAYHEDISVDEKTQSIYEKIDIDNFRNKKDKFPPFQKLIKASKKGDLKVKYIVDEGVFSDSLFKYVAKRDDKIDIIIMGTSKGKNSSLFNIFMETNTIKILEEIDKPVIAVPENAKFDGSLDNIMFLVDYRDEEIEPLEKITKVVKEFSAQLHVVHFDLAHGESISPLMDNFRQNLTLKHKKTKFVSIDTLHLKTSLTDYCTENKIDMVCLLNQERNLYQRLFTFSLAEDLINHIDIPVMAIYKK; from the coding sequence ATGAAAAACATATTATTTCCAACAGACTTTTCAGAAATTTCTTTAAATGCCTTTGCGTATGCAATGGAATACGCACAAAAGCTAGATGCTACCTTAATTATATATCATGCCTATCATGAAGACATATCGGTAGATGAAAAAACACAATCTATTTACGAAAAAATTGACATTGATAATTTTAGAAATAAAAAAGATAAATTTCCGCCTTTTCAAAAGCTGATAAAAGCAAGTAAAAAAGGAGACTTAAAAGTAAAATACATTGTTGATGAAGGTGTTTTTTCCGATTCTCTATTTAAATATGTTGCCAAACGTGATGACAAAATTGACATCATTATAATGGGAACTAGCAAAGGAAAAAATAGCAGCCTTTTTAATATTTTTATGGAAACCAATACCATTAAAATTTTAGAAGAAATAGACAAACCTGTAATCGCAGTTCCAGAAAACGCAAAATTTGATGGTTCTCTAGACAATATTATGTTCTTGGTAGATTATAGAGATGAAGAAATTGAACCTTTAGAGAAAATAACCAAAGTTGTTAAAGAGTTTAGTGCTCAATTACACGTTGTACATTTCGATTTAGCTCATGGTGAATCTATTTCTCCATTAATGGATAACTTTAGACAGAACTTAACTTTAAAACATAAAAAAACCAAATTTGTGTCTATTGATACTTTACATTTAAAAACATCTTTAACAGATTATTGTACCGAAAATAAAATAGACATGGTTTGCTTATTAAATCAAGAACGCAACTTATACCAACGTTTATTTACCTTTAGTTTAGCAGAAGATTTAATCAATCATATTGATATCCCTGTAATGGCTATTTATAAAAAGTAA
- a CDS encoding HD domain-containing protein, with the protein MDKDNIILNTIKFVKETLKDAEGGHDWFHIERVYKNAVLISKDEHVNAFIVSLGALLHDIADPKFYDGDESVGPKIATKFLEEQNVSKDIIGHVINIIKHISFKNSLETSGKKFTSKELEVVQDADRLDAIGAIGIARCFNYGGFKNRALYNPEIPPNLNMTKEEYKNSSAPTINHFYEKLLLLKNKMNTVTGQQIAAERHSFMELFLKQFDDEWNGVK; encoded by the coding sequence ATGGATAAAGACAACATCATACTAAATACTATAAAATTTGTAAAAGAAACCTTAAAAGATGCCGAAGGCGGACATGATTGGTTTCACATAGAACGTGTCTATAAAAATGCAGTTTTAATTTCTAAGGATGAACATGTAAATGCTTTTATAGTTTCTTTAGGTGCGCTATTGCATGATATTGCAGATCCTAAATTTTATGATGGAGACGAATCTGTTGGTCCTAAAATAGCAACAAAATTTTTAGAAGAACAAAACGTTTCTAAAGACATAATAGGGCATGTTATAAATATAATAAAACACATATCTTTTAAAAACTCTTTAGAAACTAGTGGTAAAAAATTTACTTCTAAAGAATTAGAAGTTGTGCAAGATGCAGACAGATTAGATGCTATTGGAGCCATTGGTATTGCGCGTTGTTTTAATTATGGTGGATTTAAAAACAGGGCTTTGTATAACCCAGAAATTCCACCAAATCTAAATATGACTAAAGAAGAGTATAAAAACTCTTCCGCTCCAACAATCAATCATTTCTACGAAAAATTATTGCTATTAAAAAATAAAATGAATACTGTTACTGGACAGCAAATTGCTGCAGAAAGACATTCTTTTATGGAATTATTTCTGAAGCAATTTGATGATGAATGGAATGGAGTGAAGTAA
- a CDS encoding AraC family transcriptional regulator produces MNVKPTLEKISPDFGSSILVKKHTEFLKQIKAFWHFHPEIELVYVNKGKGKRHIGNHLSYFNNSQLLLIGSNLPHNGFTDRLTTNGSETLVQFKPDFLGNEFFEVPEMKPISILFEKAKKGILFGVKTKQKLGPKIEKLSEKEGFKQVLILLEILHTLSKSDDYTLLNADGYAFETQPQDSSKIDVIFKHINENFNQHISLDEISDLVSMTVPAFCRFFKKTTGRTFTKLVNEYRVVHATKLLSESQTSITDICFECGFNNFSHFNKLFKEFTGKSASKYRSEMMSLIQN; encoded by the coding sequence ATGAACGTTAAACCTACTTTAGAGAAAATTAGTCCCGATTTTGGAAGCTCAATACTTGTAAAAAAACATACAGAGTTTTTGAAGCAAATAAAAGCATTCTGGCATTTTCACCCAGAAATCGAATTAGTTTATGTGAATAAGGGAAAGGGTAAAAGACATATTGGTAATCATTTGTCTTACTTTAATAATAGTCAGTTATTATTAATAGGATCTAATTTGCCACATAATGGTTTTACAGATAGACTAACAACCAATGGTTCTGAAACCTTGGTACAATTTAAACCAGACTTTTTAGGAAATGAGTTTTTTGAAGTTCCTGAAATGAAACCTATTAGTATTTTATTTGAAAAAGCCAAAAAAGGAATTCTTTTTGGTGTAAAAACAAAACAAAAATTAGGTCCAAAAATTGAAAAATTATCTGAAAAAGAAGGTTTTAAACAAGTGTTGATTTTGTTAGAAATTTTGCATACACTTTCTAAATCAGATGATTATACTTTATTGAATGCAGATGGTTATGCTTTTGAGACGCAACCACAAGACAGTAGTAAAATAGATGTAATCTTTAAACATATAAACGAAAACTTTAACCAACATATTAGTTTAGATGAAATTTCTGATCTTGTAAGTATGACGGTTCCTGCGTTTTGTAGGTTTTTTAAGAAAACAACAGGTAGAACGTTTACTAAATTGGTAAATGAATATAGAGTTGTACATGCAACTAAATTATTATCTGAAAGCCAAACGAGTATTACAGATATTTGTTTTGAATGTGGTTTTAATAACTTTTCTCACTTTAATAAATTGTTTAAAGAGTTTACAGGTAAATCTGCTTCAAAATATAGAAGTGAAATGATGAGTTTAATTCAGAATTAA
- a CDS encoding RNA polymerase sigma-70 factor: MKDYSKLEIRHFKNFQLGNEKAFEYFFNKHHSHILGFCIQFIYDKSQSSSITQEAFLNLWLNRAKIEKINGIESFLYTFAKSKCLNTIRHNKVKERFKSKTLNDKERALDLDVLNAINFDSLTLMELENLISDSIKDLPEKTRVIFLKKRFESKKNQEIADELNITLKTVEAHMTKALKILRVKLSDYLPLILVSIILANQQ, encoded by the coding sequence ATGAAAGATTATAGTAAACTCGAAATACGGCATTTTAAAAATTTTCAACTTGGTAACGAGAAGGCCTTTGAGTATTTTTTTAATAAACACCATAGTCATATTTTAGGGTTTTGCATACAATTCATTTATGACAAATCACAATCTTCAAGCATTACACAAGAAGCTTTTCTAAACCTATGGCTTAATAGAGCTAAAATTGAAAAAATAAACGGTATTGAATCTTTTTTGTACACCTTTGCTAAATCTAAATGCCTTAATACAATTAGACACAACAAAGTAAAAGAACGTTTTAAAAGTAAAACTTTAAACGATAAAGAACGTGCATTAGATCTTGATGTATTAAATGCTATTAATTTTGACAGCCTAACCTTAATGGAGTTAGAAAATTTGATTTCTGATTCTATAAAAGATTTACCAGAGAAGACAAGAGTTATTTTCTTAAAAAAAAGATTTGAAAGCAAAAAAAATCAGGAGATTGCTGATGAATTAAATATTACCCTAAAAACAGTAGAAGCGCATATGACCAAAGCTTTAAAAATTTTAAGAGTAAAACTATCTGATTACCTACCACTTATACTAGTTAGCATCATCCTTGCTAACCAACAATAG
- a CDS encoding FecR family protein, with protein sequence MISNLITKYLNNEASEKEVELIFKWIEASNANKKEFIALKKTWVLTSVSANTEKKDWQEVQKKIRSTKTFTYKKWLKYAAAIIIFISIGKYYYHTSSVNNNLIEENSIVLQTEDKDNSIKIKYDHENIINSSGQVIAEHNKDEIIYKKTSTTSPTLYHTLNIPLGKTFKVKLSDGTTVHLNSGTTFKYPKQFSTAGNRLVYLEGEAFFEVEKDATRPFIVNIADVDVKVLGTKFNISAYSNTTNYSCVLVEGSVDVSNENYNSLLIPNQKASWNNENIPFKIEEVNTDLYTSWVYGEYILDASHFSEISKKLERAFNVRIINNNKLLESQEFSGTINFKTSTIENILDLLKFDTYFEYTIKDNQIIISSN encoded by the coding sequence ATGATTTCGAATTTAATAACAAAATATTTAAATAACGAAGCTTCCGAAAAAGAAGTTGAATTGATTTTTAAATGGATTGAAGCATCAAATGCTAACAAAAAAGAATTTATTGCCTTAAAAAAAACATGGGTATTAACTTCTGTATCAGCAAACACAGAGAAAAAAGATTGGCAAGAAGTCCAAAAGAAAATAAGAAGCACAAAAACATTTACATATAAAAAATGGCTTAAATATGCTGCCGCAATAATAATTTTTATAAGCATTGGAAAATATTACTATCACACAAGCAGTGTTAACAACAACCTAATAGAAGAAAATAGTATTGTTTTACAAACTGAAGACAAAGATAATAGCATTAAAATAAAATATGATCATGAGAATATTATAAATTCTTCTGGCCAAGTTATCGCTGAACATAATAAAGACGAAATCATTTATAAAAAAACTTCTACTACAAGTCCTACACTTTATCATACCCTAAATATCCCTTTAGGAAAAACTTTTAAAGTAAAACTTTCAGACGGAACAACAGTACACTTAAACTCTGGTACTACGTTTAAATACCCTAAACAATTTAGTACAGCTGGTAACAGACTTGTTTATTTAGAAGGTGAAGCATTTTTTGAAGTTGAAAAAGACGCTACTAGACCTTTTATAGTAAACATAGCCGATGTTGATGTGAAAGTTTTAGGTACCAAGTTTAATATAAGTGCTTATTCTAATACTACAAATTATAGTTGTGTTTTAGTAGAGGGTTCTGTAGATGTGTCTAATGAAAATTACAACTCTTTATTAATTCCTAATCAAAAAGCTAGCTGGAATAACGAAAATATACCATTTAAAATCGAAGAGGTAAATACAGATCTTTATACTTCATGGGTTTATGGAGAATATATTTTAGATGCTTCACATTTCAGCGAAATATCTAAAAAACTTGAGCGTGCATTTAATGTAAGAATCATTAATAATAACAAGCTATTAGAATCTCAAGAATTTAGCGGAACCATCAACTTTAAAACTTCAACAATAGAAAACATTTTAGACTTACTAAAATTCGATACCTATTTTGAGTACACTATTAAAGACAACCAAATAATAATTAGTAGCAATTAA